One Vitis vinifera cultivar Pinot Noir 40024 chromosome 8, ASM3070453v1 genomic window carries:
- the LOC104878060 gene encoding mediator of RNA polymerase II transcription subunit 15a — protein MFAFLPHPRMQIQMDLTIMDMQIKMVHTLLQKLYTHLMLKQMESSVFLLMIMLSFASMETLKRHLPISGPEGLHELKKIVERFEEKIYSTTTSQSDYLRKISLKMLTMETKSFNATTNSLPSNSADHSKKSLNDKKSPARKKALRSRVWKQSVAASFLPSFGLEG, from the exons ATGTTTGCGTTCCTACCACATCCAAGGATGCAAATTCAAATGGATTTGACGATCATGGACATGCAAATCAAAATGGTTCATACTTTATTGCAAAA GTTATACACCCATTTGATGCTTAAGCAGATGGAGAGCTCGGTCTTTCTGTTGATGATTATGTTGTCGTTCGCCAG CATGGAAACATTGAAGAGACATCTTCCTATTTCTGGACCAGAGGGACTTCATGAGctaaagaaaattgttgaaaggtTTGAGGAAAAGATTTATTCTACTACCACAAGCCAG TCTGATTACCTCCGAAAAATATCTTTGAAGATGTTGACAATGGAAACAAAATCTTTTAATGCTACAACCAATTCTCTGCCATCCAACTCTGCTGATCACAGCAAAAAATCCCTTAATGACAAGAAATCCCCTGCTAGGAAAAAGGCCCTCAGATCCAG GGTATGGAAGCAGTCAGTGGCTGCTTCTTTCCTCCCTTCCTTTGGGTTGGAGGGATAG